The window ACCATTTCGTTTAGGCTGGATGATATTAAAGAAAGGATGCAGCGTGCGGTAAGTATCCCATAGAGAAAAGGTAGTATAATTGGTGAATCCATCTGCCTTATGAACATTTTGATCAAGCCCTTTATATTCTCCATTCACATCCATATAAGTGGTAGGATTAATGAAGGTGTGGTACATGGCTGTATAGAAATTGATCTTTTCTGTGTCAGAGCCTTTGATGACAATTTTATTTAATTCCTTATTCCAGTTGTCCTGAGCCAGGGTTTTAGCCTGATCAAAAGTTATATTTCCGGCTTCTTTTTCCAGATTTTCCAGAGCATTGGTTTGGCTTACAGGAGAAATGGCCAGTTTTACTTCAATGGCTTCGTTTTCATTCGTATCAAAATCAAAAAACATTTTCAGGTTCTTCCCTGCGATTTCCGGGAAATTCTGATTTTGGTCAAATTTTCTCCAAAACCCTTTGTAAACCTGCTTCTCATCATAGTTCTTCTGACCATAAGATTTAAAAGGTTTCGAAAACTTCATCGCAAAATAAACCGTTCTGGTTCTTGCCCAGCCATTGGTCTGGCGGTATCCTGTAATGGTATTTCCATTTTCTACGCGTACATAGGTCCAGACATTTTTTCCATCGTAATTGTAAATGCCGGCCATCAGATCCAGAATAATATGAGCCTGGTCAGACTTTGGGAAAGTATAGCGGTGAATGCCCACTCGTGGTGTTGCAGTCAGCTCAGCTAAAATATTGTGGTCCTCCAGTTTTACTTTATAATATCCGGCTTCTACCGTTTCATTCTGATGCGAAAATCTGCTTCTGTAGCCACTTTCCGGGTTTGATGCCGTTCCTGGGTTGAGCTGCAGTTTTCCTACGGTAGGCATCACCAGAAAATCTCCGAGGTCAGAATGCCCTGTTCCGCTGAAGTGGGTGGAGCTGAAACCTACAATGGTTTTATCTTCATAACGGTAACCGGCACAGTATTTATAAACCTCACCATTGTATTTTCCGTTAAGCTCATAAGAAATAGTATCTGTTTCGGGGCTAAGCTGTACCGCGCCAAAAGGAACGGTAGCTCCGGGATAAGTATGTCCCATCTTTTCGGTACCGATCAGGGGATTGACATATTGTATTAATTTTTCAAATTTCTGAGCCTTAAACTGTGCGGCTACACATAAAAGAATTAGAAAAACAGTAGATCTGTGATGTTTCATTAATAGGAAATTTTCAAAGTTTAAAATTAATTAAAATCATCATGTGCTGTCGTGTTTTTAGATAAGTTTGAATGCTCTTTATTCTTTTTCAGAAAAGCGGAAACCTATTCCGTGCAGGTTTTCTATTAAAACATTCTGTTCTTCTGCTAATACTTTTCGTAAACGGGAGATAAATACATCAAGACTTCTTCCCATAAAATAATCATCATCGCCCCAGATCGCTTTCAGGATATCCTGTCTTTTAACTACCAGATTCTTGTGGCGGATAAAAAATAAAAGAAGATCAGATTCCCGTTGGGTAAGGGTAATATTGCTGTCTGTTCCTTGCAGAGTATAGTTTTTGGGATCAAAATCATACTTCCCGACCTTATATTTTAGCGGAGCCGTATCTGTTTTTTTGGTACGTTTCAGGAAAACTTCAATTTTCAGCATCAGTTCTTCAATGCTGAATGGCTTTACCAGATAATCATCAGCACCTATTTTAAGTCCTTTGATTCTGTCTTCTTTTAAAGCCTTTGCAGAGATAAAAATTATCGGAATCTCAGAATTTTTACTTCGGATCTGCTCGGCCACCTCAAATCCGTTCATACCAGGCATCATAATATCCAGCAGACAGATATCAAAATCATGGGTGTTAAATGCCTCCAATGCAGATTCACCATCAGAATAGCAGCTGATATCATAATAACTTTCCAGACTGTCTTCCACCAGAAAAGCTATTGTTTGGTCATCTTCGGCATATAAAATTTTAGATTTCTCCATACTTACACATGATTAATTTGAAAACGGGAAGAAGAGCGTTGTGGTAATTCCTCTGTCTTCATTATTTTCCACAGAGATTTTCCAGTGATGCTGCTGAACCACTTTTTTCACATAAAATAATCCCAGCCCAAAACCATTTACTTCCTCACTTCTTTTGGTATGTACCCGGTAAAATTTTTCAAAAATATGCGGAATATTTTTAGTGGGAATCCCCATTCCATTGTCTTTAAACTTTAAATATAAGCCTTTTGAATCTTTATGAGCAGAAATTTTAATTACAGGCTGCGTTTCACAATACTTGATGGAGTTATCCAAAAGGTTGTAAATGATGTTGGTAAAGTGAAATTCATCAGCCATTACTGAAGTGCTGTTTTCAATATCAATTTCAACGTTGAGGTCTTTATTCTTTTGCTGTATATTGTCTGCAATTTCCTGAATAAAGGGAAGAAGCAGAATTTTTTGAGGTTTTAATGACAATCCGGCAGCATCGTTCTTAGCAATATTCAATATTTTCTCAATATGACTGTTGAGCTTATGACTTTGATTAATGATAATGGAAGTATACGTCTGCAGTTTGGAGTTTTCCTGAACCATTTCCTGCTTATTGAGTGCTTCCGAAGCTAAAAGGATCGAAGACAAAGGAGTTTTAAACTCGTGGGTCATATTATTGATGAAATCACGTTGCAGCTCCGAAAATTTCTTCTGCTGAATGATTGTATAAATAGAATATACATACACCAAAAGGATGATGATAAGGGCAAATGTCAGAAGATACCAGAATCTTAATGAACTGATCAGATAAGTGGTTTTATCCGGAAAACGGATGGAAAAGTAATAGATCAGATTTTTATGCTTCGGAAAATTGATCACTTTATTACTGGGACTTTCCTGATGGGAAGTCATATATTTTCCGTACACCATTTTATCACTGTGGCAGTTGTATAGAGCATACACATAATCTGTATTGATCTGGAAGCGGGTGAATTCTGTCTTCAGATAATATTCCAGAACTACAGGATGAAATTCATTATTGATATTAACCACATAATAGTCATTGGCAATATTCTGAACAGGATTTTCGGTATAAGATGTCTTTCCTCCGGAAAGTTTTTCCGCAACCTCCATTAAGGCAATATTGACCTTTTGGTTAAATTTTTTATCTTCAAGATTATAAGCCTGGCGCGTCCACATCAGCTGTGCTATTAAAATTCCGATAATAGCAACAAATCCCAGCGTTATAATAATATTGAGTCTTTTTATTTTCATTTCCTGAAACAATATTATCCAAAAATATCTATTTATCTTTTATTATTAACAACTCGTTAACAAATGTTTGACAACGGTTAACAAGTTGTAATCATTGTCTGATTTACATTTGTCATATCGAAATATAATCATATTAAAATTTATACTCATGAAAAAACTAAAAATTACAGCTCTTTTGGCAGTATTGGCATTCTCTCCTTTTTATGCTAATGTATTGAGTGCAGACGCTCCATCTATTGTGAAAATGGTAGCTGATGCTATTAAATGGAAATCAGAATCTATTGATGTAGGAAACATTCCGCAGGGAAAACCAAAATTGATCAGATTTGAATTCACGAATACAAGTTCAAAACCAATCATTATTCAGAATGTAGCCCCTTCATGCGGATGTACTACAGCAGATTACACAAAAACACCTATTCAGCCAGGGAAAAAAGGATTTGTAGAAGCCAGCTATAACGCAGCAGCAGCTGGTCCGTTCATGAAAACGGTAAATGTTACTACAAGTGACAGCAAAACTCCTAAAACACTTTCATTCAAAGGAGTAGTAGCTTCTTAATATATTACTTTTTTAAAAGATAATCAGCCTGGTAAGTAATTATCAGGCTGTTTTCTTTCCCGATACCATCATGAATAATTATTTGTAGCATTATTTATCAATCTATTTTAAGGGATTGCATTTTAATATTTATTATTTTTAAGAAAAAATAATTTATGAGTCTATATACACAACCTATGCTGCGCGAAGGGGCACTAAAAGATAAAGTAGCAATTGTAACAGGAGGCGGAAGCGGTCTTGGAAAAGCGATGACGAAATACTTTCTTGAATTGGGCGCCAAAGTAGTGATTACTTCCAGAAATCTGGAGAAACTACAGACAACAGCTAAGGAACTGGAAGATGAAACAGGAGGGAAAGTACTTTGTGTAGCGTGTGATGTAAGAAACTGGGATGAGGTGGAAGCCATGAAAGAAGCGGCACTGAAAGAATTTGGAAAGATTGATATCTTATTGAATAACGCTGCCGGTAACTTTATTTCTCCAACAGAAAAACTGACTCATTCGGCGTTTGATTCTATTCTGGATATCGTTTTAAAAGGAACAAAGAACTGTACCCTTTCGGTAGGAAAGCACTGGATAGATTCTAAAACACCCGGAACTGTACTGAATATTGTAACAACGTACGCGTGGACTGGTTCTGCCTACGTAGTACCATCTGCCTGTGCAAAAGCCGGAGTTCTGGCTATGACCAGATCTTTAGCGGTAGAATGGGCAAAATACGGAATCCGTTTCAATGCCATTGCGCCGGGACCTTTCCCTACAAAAGGAGCCTGGGACAGACTTCTTCCCGGAGATCTTCAGGAGAAATTTGATATGAAGAAAAAAGTTCCGTTGAGAAGAGTAGGGGAACATCAGGAACTTGCCAATCTTGCGGCTTATCTGGTTTCTGATTATTCAGCGTATATGAATGGGGAAGTGGTAACCATTGATGGTGGAGAATGGCTTCAGGGAGCCGGAGAATTTAACATGCTGGAAGCCATTCCTAAAGAAATGTGGGATGCTTTAGAAGCGATGATTAAAGCAAAAAAATCAAATTAAATTAAACTTATATTAAAAAAACTCCCGGATGTGTAACAAATCCGGGAGTTTTTTTTACCTATACAGTAAATAATATTTTTCAAATGAATTGTAAACTTCCAACCTTTGTTTCCACCGTTGCAGTGCTGCTGCTTTCAGGATCTGTATACGCGCAGGAAGCCCCAAAGTATGATTATGTAGAAGCATTTAAGCCGTTTTTCTATCCGCAGACAGGTACGGCAACCCGTTCTGCAAGTGGACAGCCGGGGCACGCTTACTGGCAGAATTCGGCAGATTATCATTTGAACGTCAGCCTGAATGAAGATAAAAAAGAGATTACAGGTACAGCAGAAATTACGTATACCAACAACAGTCCGGATAAATTAGGTTTTCTTTGGCTGCAGCTGGATCAGAACCTTTTTGCGAAAGATTCCAGAGGAAATGGAGTAGTTCTGCTTTCCGGAAGCAGAAATGGAGCACATGGTGAAGAGTTTAATGGCGGATATAAAATTAAATCAGTCAGACTTGACGGGAAAAAAGAGGTACCGTATACCATTACCGATACAAGAATGCAGATTGATCTCCCAAAAGAGTTAAAAGCCAATGGAGGCGTTGCCAAAATAGAAATTGAATATTCATTTATCTCCCCGGAATATGGTTCAGACAGAATGGGAATTCAGGATACGAAAAACGGTAAAATATTTACCATGGCACAATGGTACCCAAGAATGTGTGTGTATGATGACGTCCTGGGATGGAATACGCTTCCGTACCTTGGAGCTTCGGAGTTTTATCTGGAATATGGAAATATTACGGCCAATATCACTGTTCCGGCCAATCACTATGTGGTAGCATCCGGAGAGCTTCTGAATGAAAAAGAGATGTACAGTAAAGAAGAAATCGGCAGATGGAATCAGGCAAGAAACAGTGATAAAACAGTAATGATCCGTCCTGAATCTGAAATCGGTAAAAATAAAGCTTCCGGCACAAAAACCTGGAAATTTAAAATTACACAGGCCAGAGATTTTGCCTGGGCATCATCTGCCGGATTTATTTTAGATGCAGCAAAAATTAATCTTCCTAGTGGGAAGAAATCTTTGGCTATTTCAGCTTATCCGGCAGAAAGTGCGGGTGAAAAAGCATGGGGAAGATCTACTGAATATACGAAAGCTGCTATAGAACATTATTCAAAGAAATGGTATGAATATACATATCCGGCAGCCACCAATGTAGCAGGAAATGAAGGCGGAATGGAATATCCGGGGATTGTATTCTGTCATATGGATTCCAAAGGAGAAGACCTTTGGGGTGTTACTGACCACGAGTTTGGGCACAACTGGTTCCCAATGATCGTAGGATCTAATGAAAGACTTTTTGCATGGATGGATGAAGGATTTAATACATTCATCAACGGACTTTCAACCGAAGCATTCAATAAAGGAGAATATTATCGTAAACCCAATCTGGCAAGATCAGGACCTTATCTGTTGACCGACAGCCTGGAGCCTGTAATGGTAGGACCGGACAATATGAAAGAAAGAAGTATCGGAGCATTGGCTTACTACAAGCCGGGAACAGGACTTGATGTTTTAAGAGAAGCAATTCTGGGACCTGAAAAATTTGACAAAGCATTCAGAACCTATATAGACCGTTGGGCATTCAAACATCCTACACCATGGGATTTCTTCCATACGATGGAAAATGTTTCAGGTGAAGAACTGAACTGGTTCTGGAGAGGATGGTTCTTTAACAAATGGAAAATTGATCAGGCCGTTAAAAACGTACAATACGTCAACGGAAACTTTAAAAACGGAGTTCAGATTACCGTGGAGAATATCGGACAGTTACCAATGCCTACAACCGTTCAGCTGAAATTTAAAGATGGAACGGCACAAACGGTGAGTATTCCTGTGGAAGTTTGGAAAAGAAATACAGAATGGACATTTAAAGTAGATTCTAACAAGGAAATTGATGAGGTGAAACTGGATCCGAATTCTGTTGTTCCTGATATCAACCTGGAAAACAACAGTAAAAAACCGTCGTAGAAATTTTGGATCTATTTCATTTTAACGCAAAGATTTAATATTTCCTGTTGAAATTTCAAGGCAGCAAAGATGGAATCAACTTTATTGATTCTTTCTAAGCAAACGCATAATTACACAGTTTCATCGGCAACTTGTTGCTTTCTTAGCTTACTTAAGCATAAGAAGAAATCATATCATCTTTGCGTTTTAAAAAATAAATATCTGAAAAGCCTGAGCTTACCATCGTAAGTTCAGGCTTTTTATTTTTAGGGTGTTTTTCCGGGGTAAGTAGAGTTGTTTCCCTTCAATGTTTTGGTGGTCAGCCATATAATTTTGTCTCATCATATTAATCAAAAACAAAACAACATGGAAACATTAAAATCAGTGCTTGAAGCAAGCCACGCCAAAAAAACAAAAAATGAGTTGATTGACCTCTTGTCAGGAGTAGAAAAAGTGCTTACTCCCGCTGTTTATGAAAAAGTATCAGGAATCGAGATTTCAGAATTAAGCACACTGACCAATAAAGAATTACAGAACATTGTAGAAGATTTCAAAAAGAATTATGATGCGAAGTGGGAAAAATCTTTTTCCGGAGCTTCTTCAGAAATTGTGAAACTGATTGCCGGTAAAATGGCTGCTGATGAAGAAATTTTCAAAACTTCAGACGCTGCCAGTGCAGATTTTGCGGCAGAATTAGGAAGTATTGATTTTGCTACCATTATTGGAGGTCCTTTGGACGCCTGTGTAAAAGCACAGTCTAATGCCTCTATCGCTACCGTTAATTTCATCAATGAAGTAGGTTTTGAACTTACGGATCCCAACAATCCGAATAGCGCGAAAAAGCTGAGAATGGCAGAATTCAAATACACCAAAAATATTCCTAACCCGGATTTTGACCCGGATCAGCCAGTAAGCAACAGTAACCCTAAAACCATTCCGGATCCGGTAGAACTTTCCGTTCCTTTCATCGCATTGTTAAACGTTCCGAGCTTTAGAATTGAAACCTGTGAAGTAGATTTTAACGTTAAGCTTAATTCTACATATACCAAAGATGTAAGTGATGAGTTCGGAATTAATGCCGGAGTATCCGGAGGATGGGGACCTGTGAAGTTCAAAGTGGATGTGTCTTACAAAAGAACTTCAAGCACAGGAATTAAAGTGGAAAAAGAATATTCTCTTGGGGTAAAAGTACGTGCAACCAACGACGAGATGCCTGCCGGACTAGAAAAAGTTCTTGGACTTCTTTCACAATAAAAATATTTTACGAAAGATGATAAAACTATCAGATTACCTGGATTATCTCAACAGCGAGATAATTCAGGCTCGTAAAAAAGCAGACGAAAATGCAGTTCTTATTGCCAAAGAATATGCCCGTCATGAATACCTTAAATATTTTAAGGTACCAAGATATGCCCTGCCCAGTGTAAAGATGGATATTCCCATTAAAATCACAGATATAGATTCCGCTTCTAAGTATAATTTTAAACTGGATCAGAATCAGTTTGTGACGGAACTGAATGAGAGAATCCGTCTGGTGAACAAAGAGAAAAGAATGAATATTCCCCCAATTAGCATCAAGCAGATTCAGACTGAAGAGTTTAAGATCCTGTTCAGCAAACTGGAAAAAAATGATCAGAAATTCGGAAAGCTTCCTGCCAATGAAGTTCTGAAGCTGGATCTCAGAAACAAAATCCAGCTTCTCAATTCAGGCATCTTCAGACCTCAGGATGGAACCACTGAAGAGGAAACCGATGAGCTGAAAGATATTTTTTCAAAGGTTTTACTGAATAAATATACGCTGGTGAATGCCAAGCTGAACAATATTTATATAGATCCCAATACCAGCGCAGCGGAAGATAAAGACAAATTATTCATCAACCTTCATGTGGAAATGGAGGAAGAAGGAATCAGGATTGTGTCTTACAAAGATAAAGACGGCAACGAAATAGAACAGATAACTTTTGAGTAATGCAGGAACTTATTCACTTTACAGTACAGAAAATCAAAGAACTTTTGGAACATTTCAATGAAGTCCAGGCTTTATATCTGTCGAAATCATTTGATTTTGATGCCCGCTTTGATGCCTTTCTCAATGAAGTTCTCGAATATTTCCGGGCAAAAGGAAACACCAGCCAGGAATCTGAAGTTTTGAAAGTGATGAATATGATTGCTACTGTGAAAAGAGGTTTTAATCCTATAAAAATGGAGAAAATAATGTCTGGAAGAAGAGAGCTTCTCGGAGGGTTTTCTTTCAA of the Chryseobacterium aureum genome contains:
- a CDS encoding GH92 family glycosyl hydrolase, yielding MKHHRSTVFLILLCVAAQFKAQKFEKLIQYVNPLIGTEKMGHTYPGATVPFGAVQLSPETDTISYELNGKYNGEVYKYCAGYRYEDKTIVGFSSTHFSGTGHSDLGDFLVMPTVGKLQLNPGTASNPESGYRSRFSHQNETVEAGYYKVKLEDHNILAELTATPRVGIHRYTFPKSDQAHIILDLMAGIYNYDGKNVWTYVRVENGNTITGYRQTNGWARTRTVYFAMKFSKPFKSYGQKNYDEKQVYKGFWRKFDQNQNFPEIAGKNLKMFFDFDTNENEAIEVKLAISPVSQTNALENLEKEAGNITFDQAKTLAQDNWNKELNKIVIKGSDTEKINFYTAMYHTFINPTTYMDVNGEYKGLDQNVHKADGFTNYTTFSLWDTYRTLHPFFNIIQPKRNGDMVKSMMAHYNQFSMKMLPIWSHYANDNWCMSGYHSVSVVADAIIKGNYNGDPEEALKACIETANKRNYEGIGQYIDLGYIPAEKNGTSVSNTLEYAYDDWAIAQLAKHLNKTEIYKQFIKRSENWKNNFDKTIGFMRPRLADGSFKKDFDVLSTHGQGFIEGNSWNYSFFVSQNPDELINLMGGKKKFASKLDELFTMHLPDEFFADTEDITREGIIGGYVHGNEPAHHVAYLYNWAGQPWKAQAQIRRILEMQYKATPDGLGGNDDAGQMSAWYILSSLGFYPVAPGSEDYSIGSPAVDNAVLNLENGKTFEIEAINQNPKNVYVQKVLLNGKEIKNFTLKHSEIVNGGKLTFYMGSKAKK
- a CDS encoding response regulator transcription factor; protein product: MEKSKILYAEDDQTIAFLVEDSLESYYDISCYSDGESALEAFNTHDFDICLLDIMMPGMNGFEVAEQIRSKNSEIPIIFISAKALKEDRIKGLKIGADDYLVKPFSIEELMLKIEVFLKRTKKTDTAPLKYKVGKYDFDPKNYTLQGTDSNITLTQRESDLLLFFIRHKNLVVKRQDILKAIWGDDDYFMGRSLDVFISRLRKVLAEEQNVLIENLHGIGFRFSEKE
- a CDS encoding sensor histidine kinase; this encodes MKIKRLNIIITLGFVAIIGILIAQLMWTRQAYNLEDKKFNQKVNIALMEVAEKLSGGKTSYTENPVQNIANDYYVVNINNEFHPVVLEYYLKTEFTRFQINTDYVYALYNCHSDKMVYGKYMTSHQESPSNKVINFPKHKNLIYYFSIRFPDKTTYLISSLRFWYLLTFALIIILLVYVYSIYTIIQQKKFSELQRDFINNMTHEFKTPLSSILLASEALNKQEMVQENSKLQTYTSIIINQSHKLNSHIEKILNIAKNDAAGLSLKPQKILLLPFIQEIADNIQQKNKDLNVEIDIENSTSVMADEFHFTNIIYNLLDNSIKYCETQPVIKISAHKDSKGLYLKFKDNGMGIPTKNIPHIFEKFYRVHTKRSEEVNGFGLGLFYVKKVVQQHHWKISVENNEDRGITTTLFFPFSN
- a CDS encoding DUF1573 domain-containing protein; its protein translation is MKKLKITALLAVLAFSPFYANVLSADAPSIVKMVADAIKWKSESIDVGNIPQGKPKLIRFEFTNTSSKPIIIQNVAPSCGCTTADYTKTPIQPGKKGFVEASYNAAAAGPFMKTVNVTTSDSKTPKTLSFKGVVAS
- a CDS encoding SDR family oxidoreductase codes for the protein MSLYTQPMLREGALKDKVAIVTGGGSGLGKAMTKYFLELGAKVVITSRNLEKLQTTAKELEDETGGKVLCVACDVRNWDEVEAMKEAALKEFGKIDILLNNAAGNFISPTEKLTHSAFDSILDIVLKGTKNCTLSVGKHWIDSKTPGTVLNIVTTYAWTGSAYVVPSACAKAGVLAMTRSLAVEWAKYGIRFNAIAPGPFPTKGAWDRLLPGDLQEKFDMKKKVPLRRVGEHQELANLAAYLVSDYSAYMNGEVVTIDGGEWLQGAGEFNMLEAIPKEMWDALEAMIKAKKSN
- a CDS encoding M1 family metallopeptidase; translation: MNCKLPTFVSTVAVLLLSGSVYAQEAPKYDYVEAFKPFFYPQTGTATRSASGQPGHAYWQNSADYHLNVSLNEDKKEITGTAEITYTNNSPDKLGFLWLQLDQNLFAKDSRGNGVVLLSGSRNGAHGEEFNGGYKIKSVRLDGKKEVPYTITDTRMQIDLPKELKANGGVAKIEIEYSFISPEYGSDRMGIQDTKNGKIFTMAQWYPRMCVYDDVLGWNTLPYLGASEFYLEYGNITANITVPANHYVVASGELLNEKEMYSKEEIGRWNQARNSDKTVMIRPESEIGKNKASGTKTWKFKITQARDFAWASSAGFILDAAKINLPSGKKSLAISAYPAESAGEKAWGRSTEYTKAAIEHYSKKWYEYTYPAATNVAGNEGGMEYPGIVFCHMDSKGEDLWGVTDHEFGHNWFPMIVGSNERLFAWMDEGFNTFINGLSTEAFNKGEYYRKPNLARSGPYLLTDSLEPVMVGPDNMKERSIGALAYYKPGTGLDVLREAILGPEKFDKAFRTYIDRWAFKHPTPWDFFHTMENVSGEELNWFWRGWFFNKWKIDQAVKNVQYVNGNFKNGVQITVENIGQLPMPTTVQLKFKDGTAQTVSIPVEVWKRNTEWTFKVDSNKEIDEVKLDPNSVVPDINLENNSKKPS
- a CDS encoding DUF2589 domain-containing protein, producing METLKSVLEASHAKKTKNELIDLLSGVEKVLTPAVYEKVSGIEISELSTLTNKELQNIVEDFKKNYDAKWEKSFSGASSEIVKLIAGKMAADEEIFKTSDAASADFAAELGSIDFATIIGGPLDACVKAQSNASIATVNFINEVGFELTDPNNPNSAKKLRMAEFKYTKNIPNPDFDPDQPVSNSNPKTIPDPVELSVPFIALLNVPSFRIETCEVDFNVKLNSTYTKDVSDEFGINAGVSGGWGPVKFKVDVSYKRTSSTGIKVEKEYSLGVKVRATNDEMPAGLEKVLGLLSQ